Part of the Ziziphus jujuba cultivar Dongzao chromosome 8, ASM3175591v1 genome is shown below.
tgcctTTGAATTTTGCACTAATTTGCAATTTACCCtgtaaattttgtatttatcaTCTATTCCTCCTAAACCTATTAAAAGTTTCGTACTGCAGCTACATTCCCATGTTTAGGGCAAAGCTGAtgcattttttcaaaatttacggGCATTGGTGTAAAAAACccttattttatacaataatttttattaaaaaaaaaaataaaatcctttttCTAGTCTACCACTTCCCCCGTCTATCTATGCGGTTCTGTCCCTTCAGGGAACCTCTTGTTCATTGTTTTCTTCACTCCGGACTGCCTGAAGTTGCTGAACAGAAAATTACTCTCTTAAATCCGGGGTAAGTCCTTTGTCTCCTTTAATATCTCTTATACCCGTTATCAGTTTTTTCTTGTGAGATTGAAAACCTTTTTTGAACATTCACTGCTCTGCTCTGCTCTGCCTCTGTTCAACCTTTTTGCGTGcttgttaattggttatttcgCAACTTTGAGAACACACGAATGTTCTGATGCTCTTTGTGGATTTGCTGATCTGTTAATTCTTGCGAAGTTGCATATCCTCCATGAACTTTGCCTCTCTATCAAGTCCAAGGTTAGTTCGAAGATTTTCATTATGTTTCGTTGCAACTCGGAAATTTTGCCATGGGAGCTTAGATGGTGGTAAAGGACATGAAGGGTTTCAGTGCATTGACGAACCCATGAATACAGGGTTGAAAAGCTCGAATTTTGATTCGGTTATGGGTGAAAGATCTGATTTTTATGAGCGGGAAGAGCCTCCAAGGAGACGGTTCTCGCTGAAATGGAGCTTCTTGGAGAGTACGAGGATTGATGCCAAGAGAGTTTTCAAAGCTCTCAAACGAGATGATTATTCAGGGTTCGATGTCAATTTGGCTTTGGATGAGTTGGGGATAAGGGTTTCAGGGCTTCTTGTGAGGGAAGTgctttttggtattttgaaaaataacacaGATAATTATGCGGCTAAAATGCTGTGGGCAGACTTGggatataagttttttttatggTCTGGCAAGCAGGAAAATTACAAGCACACCGTAGATTCGTATCATATTATGCTGAAGATATTTTCAGAGTGTGAGGATATCGAAGCAATGTGCAAGCTAGTTGATGAGATGATTGAGAAAGAAATGACAATTACTGCCCGAACTCTTAACATTTTGATATGGACTAGTGTTGAGTATGGCAAGGATAGGAAAGACTTGGAACGATTCATTAAATCAAAGAGATTTAACTATAGGCCATATAGGAACCGATACAATGCCATATTGCATTGCCTTCTTCTGGCAAGCCGGTATGAGCTGATTGAGTGGGTCTATCAGCAGATGTTGCTTGCCGGTATTTCCAGAGATGTTTTAACATATAACATTCTAATGTTCGCAAATTATAGGTTAGGGAATGGGGTTAAGTATTACCACTTGTTTGGTGAAATGATTAGAGATGGATTCAGTCCGGATTCGCATACATATAACATTATGCTTCATGTTCATGGTAATGCGAACGAGCCTGTTAAAGCTCTTCGCGTTTTGCATGAAATGAAAGAAAAGGGTTTTGAGCCAAATGTTCTTCACTTCACCTCATTGATAGATGGGCTGAGCCGGGCGGGAAATTTGGCTGCTTGTGAAGAAATATTGAATCTAATGATTAATCAGTCAAACTGCATGCCAGATGTTGTTTGTTACACTGTAATGATCACAGGGTATGTTGCAGCCGGGGAGCTTGAGAAGGCTCAGACAATGTTCAATAAGATGATCTCTGTGGGACAGCTTCCAAATGTATTTACATACACTTCTATGATTCGTGGGTTTTGTAGGGCAGGAAAACTTGAAGAACTATGGTCTGTGCTTCAGGAAATGAAAGAGAGAGGCTGTAATCCAAATTCTATTTTATACACTACCATACTGTCTAATTTGAAAGTTACCGAAAGGGATTCTAGAACTCATGGCCTTGTATGTCAAATTAAGGAAATGTTTAAGCATGTTCGTCTAGCCCGAGAATCAGTGAGATATAGAAGACGTTTCTATGCTAGATTACAAAATCAGTAGAGTATCAGCAAGAAATCTCTTAGAAGCTGAGGTTCTCCCTACATAACCTACTATTATCTGAGATGACACCATATGCCTTCCACTTACTTCAATTTATGAAGTAAAAAAGCAAAGCATGCAGTCACTTCATTTTTTGATacttattgttttatttgaaaTGATTTGACATTTAGAATGTCCTTTTAGTCCATAAGAGATATgactttcatattattttttgtgtggTCTACAATTTTGTATGTTCACATTCTTCTCTACAATAGACTGTAATCAATCAACATGTACTCGACTCAACAATAAATTCTCCATGGAAATTACCACTTCCATATATTTTTCATGGTGAAGTTGTACTTTTCACTTCTTGCTTATCAGTTAACTTTTCCAGATGATATCAGATAGTTAAAGTTTCTCTTTTAGGCCAAAAGCATTATCATGCTGAAAAATTTAAACAGGGGTTTGAGGTTTGACAGCAATATGTAAACCATCAATCGTTTTACACTAAGGGATTGAATTCTGTGGTGGGTGTACTGTGGACTCTCTGTTTTTTGTTCATGCCCTGATTAATTTGGCATTACAAAGATTGAAAGCTATGGAAGATCTCAAATTTAGCCCATTCAACGTTTCCAATGCCGTCAAGCAGTTATAGTTGGTTTACTCCTGCAATAAGATGGTAAGCATTTATCCTGTTGTTTTGATGGATCATGATCCCTCTTGCTAATTGATAAGCGTGTGTTCTATAGGAATGTGCTGCTTTTGCCCATATATTCTCAAATCTGAAGGACGAAAATTGTAGGTCAGTAGCTCTTTTATGTAGGATAACGATTGATCCTTTGTGTGTGTTGTCATTTGTTAAGTCGCTAAtttatccataactttttaacttttaGTCCAGTAGTGTTAACTCGTTGTAGGAGGTATTGGGTTGCAACAGGAAATaatcttatttctttttacCCATTAAGCTCCCAAATTATGATAATTGAGGGCTAGATTTCACCACCTCATTCAAATTTCTTCTTTAAAATTAGCATTTCGTTGTGTTCTTTTCGTCTTGATAAATGTATTTTGAAGTTTGAGGTTTCCAAAGAGCCAGACATCAGCAATACAGGAAAAgcacaatataatattttttatattcaacaTGTAATAATTTCGTGCAGAACACATATTTTCTTGCAGATTCCTAAAGAGCTGGACACCCATAGGCTTGTTGCAAATCTATTTTCTCATATTACTTCCGTCTTTTTGTGTTGGTGTATATATCTTGTCTGGAATTTGTTTCTCAAATGCAGCAAATATGCTGTACTTTCTTTATGATAACCAGTGATTTTACATTCTATTTATTATTGTGGAAAACGTACTCAATTTGTAGGTTTTGAAACTAAAAACACCGCAACAACGAAAAAGAGTGAATCTGGAGTGGCGGCTCTTTCCTATTATCATCAAGTTTATATATATCACATACAAAAGTAGAGTTTGTTTACCAACTATTGCTACCTCACCAGCAGTGTTGCCCATACAGATTTTCCTAGAAATAAGCTGCATCACAATTATTTTTAAGTACACCGAACCATTTTTACTTTCCCCAAAATTAAGTAAAACATGAAACTAAATGTTAGAAACAAATATCTGATATATGTGTTAATATGACAGCATAAGTGTCATAATCATCAACACAATTTACTCTCTGTTCCCTTCTGAttcaacactttttttttttttttccaaaacaattATTGGTTTGTGTATCTTGAATATTTATCTGTATTGGTAGCAATAAGATGGAGTGTGATATTTGTAGTTGAATAGAAGAGAATTAACTCAGCTGTTTTATGTCCTTAAAGGTTTTTGGGGATGGAAACAATACCAGTCGAAATGCTTCAAGAAGATATTGAGCCTTTTCATGGGCTGCTTGGGGTGCTTGAGATGATGAAGCAGTGAGGATGTAACCTTgttaaatatcaatataaagCTGTTCTATAGTTCTTCTTGTTGGCCAACTAACATAAAATGTGCTCAACATTGTTAACTATTTACTAAAAcaactttattcttttgaaccaTCTTTCATTCGGTTGCTAATGAAACGACATTGTTACCTATTTCCTCTGTTATCtgtttatttttggacataatGTGAGAGATAATGTTTGGTCCTCTGTTTTTTAGGTCATTAATTTGTTAAATCGACAATTTATGCATTACTTCAACTTATGACCTCTCTGTATTAACTTTGGAGGATGGTATTGAGTTGTAAAAGAAGATATGCTTGCTATTTAAACTCCCAAATCATGATGACTAAGGGAGGGCTTACAGTTAGTATTTGCTTGTGTTCTTAATCTTGATACATGTATTTAGAGTATGATAGATATCTATATCTGAAGAGATAGAACAAGCATACAGAAAAAGCATGATATGTCATTCTAAATCCGAAATGTTATAATTGTCTTTCTCAGCAGATTCTTGAAAACACGTGGATCTATAGGCAAAGCCTTCTGCAAATCTTGAAGAAGATATGTTTTTGAGGTGTACTACCAGCAAGTTTTTAAACTTTTCTTTCCAGATGTGGCatgttttttcactttttcttagCAGGTATGTAATGTTACATAAAGTAGAATATACTAGTCCATTCTCTTTTCATCTTATACTGAGTGAGACTATAGTCTATAGCAATCTAAGTGTGATTTTTCAGAGTAAAAGGTGATATTTACCAAGACTAAGATATTTGGAATTGCACATCCATGCATGTCTATCAAATTGTATATGCTGTCTACTTTTCCACTCGTGCAACAGCCAACCAAGGGgtattaatttgttttgatGGTCGAGCaatattgaatttgaattttagaaATCACAAgcattttactttttcttttgtctcttttcaaaaaaaataaaaaaaaatacaaacaaactTGTATAGATATCAAGAGTTTCTCCAAGTCAATTTTTCTGTTGTCTCTTTCCACATCGAACTGGTTTGAATTTTGGAGTTGTTCCAGTTGCTTCTGTTTTCTGAATACCAAGTGTTTTGGTGTTTGAAATACTAGCCAAAACCAGAATTCCTTGCTGCATGCCaagcaaaaaaattatcatGCAGGGTCTAACAATTTAGAAATAATGTACCACACATCACTgtagaaacaaaattaaaatttaaaccaacAGGCAACATTGAATAAAAACAGAAGAGATACAATTTTTAAACGCCTTTTTTGACAACAGCTAGTCCGACCAATATTAACTTTGGGGAAAACTAGTAGGTTTATTAGTCTTTGTGACTGATATGAAGTTAATAAACTTGTCCCTACAACGTCTGTATTAATCTTCACTCTGACATTTGTAAAAGtcagttatttatttatggttgaAGTCTTCATACCCAACAGAATCACTAAGGTAAATGTACACAATCGCACACATCCTCATATCCTTAGCTGTTTTTTTTCCAAGCTAGCTTTCTTTCTTCCATTGCCATGGACGCTGCAAGAAGAATAATTACTGTCATTTGTTTAGGTTCGTAATAGTCATTTCTATGAATAATAGTCAATGTGAGTTGCATCATAAGTGAAAGAGAAGCTCTTGTATGGGTGAAGCAGGAGCTCAATGATTCCTCCAACCTGCTCGCTTCGTGGGTTGGTAAGGACTGTTGCAAGTCGAATGGGAATGGGATTATTTGTGACGAAATCACCGGTCTACTGGGAGGTCCTCCTTTCAATCAAAGAACCCTTTTCTGTTTTCGACGATGAAACAACATATGAGAGGTTGTTGTTGGGTGGTATTTTAAACCATTCCTTGGTGGATTTTTTAAACATCTGAAACACTTGGATTTTGAGTATCGGTGATTTTGGACAAAGCCAGATTCCTAAATTCCTATGATCCACCTCATGGATTTGCACAACCTGAATCTCAGATATGCCTACTTCTTAAGTGCTAATAATAATGAGTGGCTTTCTCATTTTTCCTGGTTGCGGTACTTAGATATGAATGGAGTTGATCTTGGACAAGCATCTAATTGGATGGATCTAACAAATTCACTCACTTCTTTAGTAGTCTTGCGCTTGTTGTCATGCATACTTCAATATTATTCCTCCAATATATCATCATGTCAATGCTCCTTCGTCCCTTGCGATTCTTAATCTTTCATACACCAATATTTATAGCATTGATCATGAAGATATTCTAAAATGGGTTTTCAATTTGAGAAGGCTCATCTTGATCTAAGTGGGAATAATTTTGATGGTCCAATCCTTGGAGGTATTCAAAAGATTTAACCCCATACGCACACGGTGATCCAAACTTGCAAATGCTGACATCACAATCACACgtcatcttttatttatttattttttatttaagttactTGTTTGTCTCTTCTATTTAATAATCTTGAGCAACATATTTTACATTTATCCCATTGATTCAAGTCTTTTTTCCATCCCTTATACCTGTTATCTGTTTTTCTTGGGAGATTTTCAACTCAAAGAACCTTAAGCATTCTCTTCAACCTTTGTTGTTTATGCGAGTTTATTGGATCATTTGGATGCTAGGTATGGTTTCACGTTGCTTTGAAATTAAGtgtaaaattttacattttatttatttatttattaatttttcccaAAGCATACctcataaatatcaaaattaacacATTCGAACATCTGATTCATTTTAGAATGTTGGAATGTAGCAAGCTCTTATTAATTAAGTTCTCCTAACATCAGACTCCATTTTTTATCAAAGAGGATGCAATATTGTAGGAAGGTCTGTTATACTGtacaaagtaatatatataaaagaaaaaaaccaagaGTTGTATGCTCTTACCAAAGTGGGACAAATGTAACTAAGTTTGGAGTTGCAAGTGGAATGTACATTGTATCTATGCCTACTATTATGCTGTTTGTTACATTGATAGACAAGACATTATACTTGAGCGTATCTAAATAAGTTGTACCTTAGAAATCACAATTACATATTCTTTTTCTTGGCTTCTCTATTTGGAGTTTCTCAACCTTCAAGGTTATCATTTGAGAGGTAAAAATATCAAGTAACAGCGCTAATCCTTCATAGAATcagttttgaattttgatggaaAGGTAAGAAAGTTGAATACAAAGGAAATTCTTGGACTTGTCATAGACATGGACCCATCAGCTAAATTATTGTCCCGACATATGACATATACCTACAGAAGTCACTAATCCATCAAGTTCGAAAACCATTGAACTCGTCTAACAATCTTCTAACAGGACAAATTCCTGAAAAAGATATGAAAGCAATTAGACTAGAAGCATGTTAGCAATGAGCCTCTTGAGGCATTTGAACTTGTCATACGACTACTTATAACAGGAGAAATTCCATCAAGCACTCAACTCTTATCCTTTAATATTGAGTCTATTTGCAAATTCTAACTTTATTGGCAACAGTCTGTGTGGTCCTCCTCTAACCAACAACTTTGCTACAGATGGTGTAATAACTAATCTTGATATCAAGAACAGAGGATTAGAAAACGAAAATGGAATAACAATGTCATGGTTTTACATGGGCGGATTCTTAAGTGCATGAAAGACAAACTTGTATGTGGCTTCAGGCCTAACGGCGAGATGGTTCCATGAACAATTGAAAAGCTACTGTCATACTCAGTGAAAGGCATCATCTTTTTTAAGGTACAAATAGGAAATTGCTTGAAACACTTTTATGTGTCcttaaaataagttttttaactttaattctGTCTTAATTATACGGTTGTTTATCTAGGAGGACATTTGAACTTGTCCTACAACAACTTGACAGGACAGATTCCATCAGGCACTCAACTCCAAACCTTTGATGAGTCGAGCCTTTTATTGGAAACACTCTGGACTACAAATGGCACTGATGTTTAAAAAAACAACAGAGACGCAGAGGACGACATCGACATGTCATGTTTTTACATGGGCATGGGGATTGGATTTGCTACTGGGTTTTGGGAAGTTGTGGTGCGCTTTTCTGGAGCAGAAGATGGAGGCATCGTTATTTTCGGCTTCTTGGCTGCATGTATGACCATATATATGTGGCATGGGGCCTAACAGTGAGATGGTTCCATGAAAAATTAAGAAGCCACCGTCATACTCTGTGAAAGGCATCATCATCTTATAAGGTACGTTTTGGTTCTTATTTTTCATGTAACCATACTTATATTCGTATGCTTCTCTGCTCGAAAAATGATGAATTATGAGATCTAGAGTCTTAGTATAATTTATggcttatatatgtttatgacatttttttaggatcagaaaattaagaaaggacaaatataatatatgattataACCAGAATTCAAGCTTTCTAAGTCATGGTACAATTAGTAGTTATGTTCTCATATTTCTGCTAATTAGATTAATAAAGCGTCACTGGAACTTGAAGATTAAAGCAGGTactattaaattgaattatgaATTTATGGATTTAGAAAAGGGGGCTATGGTTTGAAGTCTAACTACAATATTTGACAATTTGGATTTTTGGTAGTATGATCTCTCAACCTGGGTGgctttacttttatatattaaatttggattGGAGTTGGATTTGGAATCTAGAAACAGCATGCATTTGTCCGTTGATGTCATCTCCAGCTAAGCAATGTACTAATGATATTTTATGGGCGCATGGATTCTTAGCGTGGACCATGACAGAGTTGGCCCATTAATATGCAGTCATTCGAAATCTAGCAATTCTGTCTTGTTAGAAGACAAAATCCATGAAAGGcctaacaattttatttttattttgggtaaaagaaaacctaaaaaattgtttatttccCATTcccttcaaataaataaataaataaataaaatcaaccgCATGCGTTTGCCACCATTGACTGGTAGCATGTCCCTTTCATACAAATTTAAGAACATTTAAATAAGTAAAGTTGTATTTCTTTTTAACATCCATTCTCTCTTGAATTTAACCAATATACTCCGAATGCTTACTtaattttttatccaatttttttaaaaattgatttattttatattaaaaaatgtgtTCAGTTATATGTTTTTGGAATTCGGATGATGTTTACAAGTTCAAAACTGATAAGATTAACTGTGAAGAGGGAAAAATACCTGGAATCTGATAAGCAAAAACAGGtgagtgcatatatatatatatatatatatgtgtgtgtgtgtgtgtgtttaaaaTAAGGAAGGAATTTAATCTTTTCTGTAAATTTGGTTGCCCTTCGTTCGATGTCTATCATTTTACGGAGATTATTTTGtctattgaaataataaaattaggatgaggttttcttttatttactaGTTGGGTACACTACACATCaagaaaaataactaaaattatatatataaaaaattcattaataaatatatatgtaaaacaaattgtaaatacaaataagtaaaattttatataaaaaaattcattaataaatatacatgtaaattacaaattgtaaataaaaataagtaaaattcacCAGCGTCAGCGCATAGATACAAATAATGTTGTACACACAACACAACAATTATTATTCGCTACAGGAACATATACGCAAGCGTTAGACATGATGGACTGAAACTAAATggaagtttctttctttttatttatttatttatttattttttggatgaattgCAAGTTTCATTATTCAAGGTGTTGCCCAGTAAGAAATTTGATGGGAAACGTTTACTTTAGAAAAATGGAACAAAATGAGGAATACAATTAATGGCAATCAATTTTTCTGTATTCATTCAGTTTCTTTATGGTCACGGAATTCCTGGCTTAGTTGGCAGCTCAACGTATAAGAGGAAACTCGCGCACCCAAAAAATTCTTTCATTTTCAGTTTTCGTACATGACAAAGTTGGCCACCTCTCCACATTTTcacttctgagtgaaaataacattaaatataCACAAATATTCTTCTACTTGCTTAATTGCAATTTTTAATTACGTTAATTAGTACCAAACAAAACTAAACAAGGTATtgcttgcctttttttttttgggtagactGTAGAAATGGACTAGCTGAAGATCATATGACCAAGAAAATTGAAACATGGAATGGGAAATTTCTGGTTATGATTTGTGAGATAGCTTTTTGGGTAAAATTACAGGGGGAAAATTTTACTCTATAATGCAAGAAAATACTATGgtagaaaaatacaaaagaaagataatgatgaaaatttggaaaattatttcttctcctctttcttttcttgataatgatgaaaatttggaaaattatttcttctcctctttcttttcttctttcttttcttctttcttctcttcttttttttcttctttcttttcctctttctttccctctgctggcttttcttcctttttctcttccttGGCTGGCCCAACTGACAGTATGTCCACTTTACCCACCTTCTTCAACTTCTTTGCTATGGCCACTGAATCCATTTGCCCTATCACTGTTAGCTTCTGATCTTTTAGATCTGCTGCTATTGAATCAACCCCTGTAAACCAAAAATCCCAATCACAAGTTATAAAATTTGCCAATAAATGTGAACAAGATCAGTATCAAATTCAAATGGCATATATAAAACTAGAGTTTAGAGGCATGgaatatttctaattttttgagATATTCAAAGATGTAAGGGAAAgatattcaacaaaaatatataccaaaGATATCAGCTGCAGCTTCAATAGCTTTCTGCTTGGTTTTGTCGTCGGTCATGGTCATGATCTTCAATACCACCTTCTGTTATGAAgtaaaaacaaaacagaatttcaaaaaagaaaggaaacaagtgtatgtcaattttttttggtatgtattttttaatattcataaCAAAAAATGAATCAAGAACCAGAAAATGAATGAGAAAGAGGATGTAAAAGTTGGAAAAAGTAAAAGTACCTGAGCCATTCTAAGAGAAATAAAGGAAACAGAGAAAGAGTGGGAAAGATAACTAGTTGTGGTGTTATATAATGGGGGTAGATGTGAGGTTGTTCAGGTTTTGGGTGTGTGGGGATAGATGGTACGCGTGTGAGAAGTTACATCAAACAAGCAGATAGTCAAATGGTGTATATGCCCGCATGGCACACTTTTGGGTAGTGAACAGGACAAatgtttcattatatatatatggtgtatATAtggtaatttattaaaaaaatgaaaaagaacatTTAAGTAGTTGGAATTTCTGTTTCCTTGtacaaataaagaaacaaaattgaTGAGTCAGTAAGTAAAATTTGCGACTCCATTTGGGTTGATATTGACCGTACGTTTTCGAAATTCAAGAATTCTGACCTCATGTAAATGAATAAGGTGGCGGATGGCTTTTGAGTAACGCAAGGGTGGACAAAATAGAGTCGGTGGGCATGGGTGGCCCAGTTGGCTAATCCATCCGCTGCTCATTGGAAAACAAAATACCTCAAAcggggtggtggtggtggggtaTTCCTAGCCTTTTTAAGATTCTTTGCTTTCGAAAAGCTGTAACGGATGGCTTTCTTTCcccaccaatatatatatatatatatataaatgagaaGTGGAAATAATTAGAGATAAGAAAgaattttggatttttcaatATATTCCACTCACATGGTCAGAATACTGAATAGCCAACCCAAAGATCTTGTACATGTGAAAGTTGGATGTAGATTGTGAttaaaattatgcaaaaattaGATTCGATTTTCATgtgcaaaaacaaacaaaatgagaaggaaaaggaaaacaaaactcCATTCTTGCACACAACTATTCAGGTACTTCTTAAGAGATCTGGTGGTATTGTTTCTATcccaccaaaatatatatatacatatatatatatatatatatatccttgtgGTAGTGATATATCTTTTTTTAGTGATATATAGTCTGATATGTAAAAAGAATaatgaagatgaagagaagatgttagcaGAGTAACGGTTTACGACGTGATATAGAAggaaaaataatgtaaaagtTCATTACAAGTCAATTAAATGTATGTGGGATCGGTGTGTTTTTaccaaaataacaaatatatatatatatatatatatatagagagagagtgtgataataagaaaaagaaatcaaaaaatgaATGATGAGGTAAAGATTCggctttctttttcccttttgacGAATAAGAAGGACGGGATGCGACACTCAATGTTTCATCAAACATCATGtttctttgaaaataaaattttctagaagaaaaaaataaaataaaaaaagttgaaagatGGGGCtcataaaatgtaaaatgttAAACTGCCATCTGAAAATTGGAATATGTCAGATGATGTAAGCATGTTTAGTATTTGCTGGTTGGAAGAGGTAAGAGGTTTAGTACTATATTTACATATCTACAAATACATGGCTTCttattcttaaaatatatatatataatttgaaagcacTAAAAACGACTAGATAAGATGAATAGCATATATGACATCCGTGTGAAACCATTTTTTCTATCAGATTAATTTGAGGTTTTAACAagggcaaaaaaataaataataaataccatATCAGCATGTGGTAAAAGAAAGTCCAAAGATGGTTGTTAAAGTACAAATTTGCCATGTAGTAGCTACTAATCAGCAAACCAGGttacatatattattgtttAGTATGGTCAAAATGATGACATTCCGGTTGAGATTATTGTATATTATTAGTTGTCACTGGATTTTGTTTAGGAAGATGAGGCAAAGTACATTTGGAGCATATTTATTACTTACCTAAGTGCAATGAAGCTTTGAGAAAGACACCTACAGAGAAAGAAGGCCTAACGCCAAAAGAAGGCATGGGATGTTTGAATTTTGGAAGGCTATAAATATATAGAGCTGGATCACATTCCATATGGATATGGTCAAAAAAGTCATGCATGGCTGCTCTcaccatttttcattttttgttgcgTAGGGATtcatcttccttcttccttcgaCTTTTCTCCATTGGTCCACCCAcgttctttttctttaaatagcctactcaaattcaaaaaaaattaatttaaagtttCTCTTTTAATCAAACATCACATCCAAAACCTAAATAtaggttaattatattttgacatctttaaattttaatattttgtaatttaaatttttttatttttaaaatttgtaatttagattttaaaatttttaatttgttataaattgGTCGAATTTCCAATTTGACTAATCCATTATAAAAATAAGTTCcttgataaaataattactaattttttttaaccaaattggaAATTAAATGGACTTGCTAAGAAGTGAAAAATGAAGgtataaattgttatttttaaaaattaaaaatctaaattccaaaattttacaagtcaaaaatattaaaatgcaattaaccttaata
Proteins encoded:
- the LOC107414482 gene encoding heavy metal-associated isoprenylated plant protein 39, whose translation is MAQKVVLKIMTMTDDKTKQKAIEAAADIFGVDSIAADLKDQKLTVIGQMDSVAIAKKLKKVGKVDILSVGPAKEEKKEEKPAEGKKEEKKEEKKEEKKEEKKEEKKEEKK
- the LOC107414480 gene encoding pentatricopeptide repeat-containing protein At3g60050; protein product: MRFCPFREPLVHCFLHSGLPEVAEQKITLLNPGCISSMNFASLSSPRLVRRFSLCFVATRKFCHGSLDGGKGHEGFQCIDEPMNTGLKSSNFDSVMGERSDFYEREEPPRRRFSLKWSFLESTRIDAKRVFKALKRDDYSGFDVNLALDELGIRVSGLLVREVLFGILKNNTDNYAAKMLWADLGYKFFLWSGKQENYKHTVDSYHIMLKIFSECEDIEAMCKLVDEMIEKEMTITARTLNILIWTSVEYGKDRKDLERFIKSKRFNYRPYRNRYNAILHCLLLASRYELIEWVYQQMLLAGISRDVLTYNILMFANYRLGNGVKYYHLFGEMIRDGFSPDSHTYNIMLHVHGNANEPVKALRVLHEMKEKGFEPNVLHFTSLIDGLSRAGNLAACEEILNLMINQSNCMPDVVCYTVMITGYVAAGELEKAQTMFNKMISVGQLPNVFTYTSMIRGFCRAGKLEELWSVLQEMKERGCNPNSILYTTILSNLKVTERDSRTHGLVCQIKEMFKHVRLARESVRYRRRFYARLQNQ